CAGTACAACGAGCTGATTGTGCTGGCCGGCGTCTCGGTCACCAACACCTCAAAGAAGCCGCTGACGCTGCTCGACATGCAGGCCAACGTGCTCTTGCCGGACAACAAGGCGATCAACAGCCTGGCGGCTTCGACACCCGATATTCCGCGCATCTTTGAGGCGTACCCGGGGCTGGATTCGCTGCGCGCGCAGCCGCTGCTGCGCGATACGGTGATTGCGCCGGGGCAGACAGTGGAAGGACAAATGATCTTCAACTATCCGCTGACGAAGCAGCAGTGGGATGCGCGGCAGGGGCTGGATGTAACGATTCAGTTTGTGCAGCAGACCTCGGACCTGCACATCAACCTGAAGGGCAATGCGACGGTGGGGCGGTCGTAGGGAAATGCTGTGGATTCCCGCAGCCTCTTGGCAGAGGCGGGCGGGCGGCGCATGCTTATGAATATGCACGTCATCGACCCGGCCTCGCACGCTTACCCTGAAATCTACAAGCTCATGATTGGCGCGATTGTGCCGCGCCCGATCGCCTTTGTGTCTTCGCGGGATGCCGCGGGCGTGCTGAATCTTGCGCCCTTCAGCTACTTCACCGGATGCAGCACCAACCCTCCGGTGGTGTGCTTCTGCTCGGCGGTGCGCACGGGGCCGCGCCCGCACAAGGACACGCTCGAAAACATTCGCGCCACGGGCGAGTTTGTGGTGAACATCGTGACCGAAGAGATAGCCGGGCCCATGAATGCAACCTCCGCCGAGGTGGCCCCCGAGGTAGACGAATTTGCCCTGGCCGGGCTGACGCCGCTCGCGAGTGAACGCATCGCGGTGCCGCGCGTGGCCGAGAGCCCGATCCAGATGGAGTGCCGGTTGCGGCAGATTATCGAGATCAGTCCCCTGCCCGGCGGAGGCAACCTGGTGCTGGGTGATGTGCTTCTGTTCCATATTCGGGAAGACCTGCTGGTGAACGGCAAGATCGATCCGGACCGGCTGCGCGCGGTGGGCCGCATGGGAGGCCCGACCTTTGTGCGGACGCGTGACCGGTTTGACATGCCGCGTCCAAAGTAGCGGGGAGCAGCCGCCCGAGGGTGGTTTAGCATGGAAATTGCGCAGCCTTTGCCGCAGGTGATAGCGTTGCGCCGGGAGAAGCAGAATTTTGGCATTGGATACCAGCCGCGTTCACGAGTTACCCGCCGACGAGATGGCCCTGTACCGCCGTCTGGACCCGGAGCGCATGCCGCACCACGTCGCCATCATCATGGACGGGAACGGACGCTGGGCCGGCAAGCGGAGCCTCAAGCGCTTTCTGGGCCACCAGAAGGGCGCGGACGCCGTGCAGTACATCGTGGAGACCTGCTCGCGCATCGGGCTGCCCTGGCTGACGCTGTATGCCTTTTCGCTTGAAAACAACCTCAAGCGCCCCAGGACCGAAGTGAACTTTCTCATGATGCTGCTGCGCACCTACCTGAACAACAACGTGCAGCGCATGAATGACAACAATGTGCGCATTCGCTACATTGGCCGCACCGAAGAGCTGCCGGGCGAGGTGCGCGAGCGCATGCAATGGGCCGAAGAGGCCACGGTGCGCAATACCGGCACCACGCTGACACTGGCGCTCAACTACGGCTCCCGCTCTGAGATTGTGGACGCGGTGCGCCGCATCGCCGCCGAGGTGAAGGCAGGCAAACTGCAACCCGGTGACATCAACGAGCAGGATATCGACCGGAACCTCTACACGGCCTACATGCCCGACCCCGACCTGCTGATTCGCACCTCGGGCGAGATGCGCATCTCCAATTACCTGCTGTGGCAGATTGCCTATACCGAGATTCTGGTCACCGACCGGCTGTGGCCCGACTACCGGGGCATTCACCTGCTCGAAGCCATCGAAGAATATCAGCGCCGGGAGCGCCGCTTTGGCGGGCTGAATACAGGCACCGAGTCAGACGACGTGTCCTCTCTGCCGGACCGTCAACTGGTGCTGTAGGCCGCGAATCTCTCCGGGGCCGAAACCCCTTTTCATTCACATCCT
The DNA window shown above is from Acidobacterium capsulatum ATCC 51196 and carries:
- a CDS encoding flavin reductase family protein, with amino-acid sequence MLMNMHVIDPASHAYPEIYKLMIGAIVPRPIAFVSSRDAAGVLNLAPFSYFTGCSTNPPVVCFCSAVRTGPRPHKDTLENIRATGEFVVNIVTEEIAGPMNATSAEVAPEVDEFALAGLTPLASERIAVPRVAESPIQMECRLRQIIEISPLPGGGNLVLGDVLLFHIREDLLVNGKIDPDRLRAVGRMGGPTFVRTRDRFDMPRPK
- a CDS encoding isoprenyl transferase; the protein is MALYRRLDPERMPHHVAIIMDGNGRWAGKRSLKRFLGHQKGADAVQYIVETCSRIGLPWLTLYAFSLENNLKRPRTEVNFLMMLLRTYLNNNVQRMNDNNVRIRYIGRTEELPGEVRERMQWAEEATVRNTGTTLTLALNYGSRSEIVDAVRRIAAEVKAGKLQPGDINEQDIDRNLYTAYMPDPDLLIRTSGEMRISNYLLWQIAYTEILVTDRLWPDYRGIHLLEAIEEYQRRERRFGGLNTGTESDDVSSLPDRQLVL